One Manihot esculenta cultivar AM560-2 chromosome 18, M.esculenta_v8, whole genome shotgun sequence genomic window carries:
- the LOC122721188 gene encoding uncharacterized protein LOC122721188 yields the protein MAAVLKEYQLAKKNKEKRERELEEEIMNINRIEDNEEEEEDIKMEMARRASMRQLEEDEFRRRTGSRFDVVGSSRQVLGRSATTRERGREAQRYAEISTLASRLAAAEVEIERSRAQQKQPKLKTKWLKTQKEKMLKAFGNFVIHNRLPFSIVESPWTKPLLRTAAEIGLNVSPPSAYEIAEVYLKNEYNEMKKYIASFDGIWKERGVTIMCDGWSGPTRMSIVNFLVYSDRGTVFHKSVNASNVEHKDGEYYFKIMKEVVEEIGPQKVVQVVTDNEAAIKLGGKKLMEKFPNLYWTACSAHCIDLILEDIGKKKSVKKIIDPAKVITQFTYNHNWVVNYMKKFTDNRDIIRPGITRFATNFIALESIVRYRVELRNMFESEQWMMSKYVQATSGPALEAKKIVLGLGSEGRNFWERAQQIMKVQEPLLKVLRLVDGDDKPTMGFIYEAMERAKLAIQKNSKSYLEYWRIIDHR from the coding sequence ATGGCCGCTGTCCTGAAAGAATACCAATTAGCtaaaaagaataaagaaaaaagagaaagagaattaGAAGAAGAAATTATGAATATAAATAGAATCGAAGATaatgaagaggaggaggaggacatCAAAATGGAAATGGCGAGACGGGCGAGCATGAGACAGTTGGAAGAAGATGAATTTAGAAGGAGAACTGGATCTAGATTTGATGTTGTTGGTAGTAGCAGACAAGTGTTGGGTCGTTCTGCTACTACACGTGAGAGAGGTAGAGAAGCACAAAGATATGCAGAAATATCTACACTGGCATCTCGGTTGGCTGCCGCAGAAGTTGAGATAGAGAGAAGCAGAGCTCAACAAAAGCAgccaaaattaaaaactaaatggtTGAAGACACAGAAGGAGAAAATGTTGAAAGCATTTGGAAATTTTGTTATACATAATAGACTTCCCTTCAGTATTGTTGAGTCACCGTGGACAAAGCCACTTTTAAGAACAGCAGCAGAAATCGGGCTTAATGTATCTCCACCTAGTGCTTATGAAATTGCAGAAGTTTATCTAAAAAATGAGTACAATgagatgaaaaaatatatagccTCATTTGATGGAATATGGAAGGAGAGGGGAGTTACCATAATGTGTGATGGTTGGAGTGGGCCAACACGTATGAGTATAGTAAATTTCCTTGTTTACTCAGACAGAGGCACAGTGTTCCACAAGTCTGTTAATGCATCCAATGTGGAGCATAAAGATGGAgaatactattttaaaattatgaaagaagtagtggaagaaatagGCCCTCAAAAAGTTGTCCAAGTGGTAACGGACAACGAAGCTGCCATTAAATTAGGAGGGAAGAAACTAATGGAGAAATTCCCTAATCTATATTGGACTGCTTGTAGTGCTCATTGTATTGATTTGATTTTGGAAGATATAGGAAAGAAGAAGagtgtgaaaaaaataattgaccCAGCCAAGGTAATTACTCAATTTACTTATAATCATAATTGGGTAGTCAATTATATGAAGAAATTCACGGACAATAGAGATATTATTCGACCTGGCATCACTAGATTTGCCACAAACTTCATTGCTTTAGAGTCTATTGTCCGTTATAGGGTGGAGCTAAGGAATATGTTCGAATCGGAGCAATGGATGATGAGTAAATATGTACAAGCAACAAGTGGTCCAGCGCTTGAAGCCAAGAAAATTGTGCTTGGCTTAGGCAGCGAAGGAAGAAACTTTTGGGAGAGGGCAcaacaaataatgaaagttcaaGAACCTCTCCTGAAGGTTTTAAGATTAGTTGATGGAGATGACAAGCCAACAATGGGATTTATATACGAGGCAATGGAGCGAGCAAAATTGGCTAttcaaaaaaattctaaaagctATTTGGAATATTGGAGAATAATTGATCATAGATGA